The proteins below come from a single Salvelinus fontinalis isolate EN_2023a chromosome 1, ASM2944872v1, whole genome shotgun sequence genomic window:
- the LOC129851185 gene encoding neurotrypsin-like has product MMDKDALKGIFTLSFAWCFLVSVSGEVISQDGYLNTMQSAAPLSCSEGFTELGYYNGSVSQTDSGSPCLKWTEFPDYVLQYPGRGLGDHSYCRNPDRESNPWCFFRQSSGAIGWAYCDCHQGAARLVGGSSPQSGRLEVYLNGQWGAVCDTHWTDRDASVICKQLGLSEIGTALQHSYFGPGSGLFHYERLGCRGNENTLLDCRSRKFVTSDCNHGNEAGVVCAAPEGNGAPLRLVGGLEDFEGRVEVYHDGRWGTICDDQWDDIDAEVVCRQLGLGGVPKAWTWAHFGQGSGPILLDGVQCTGNELSLEECPHNNWQQHNCDHMEDAGVSCNPYTDGVVRLVGSDSPWEGRLEVYHSGDWGTVCDDNWTEHHAQVVCRQLGFRGRAEVTSDGLYGEGTGLILLDEVQCEGSEGTLLACGHAEWGRHDCSHSEDVGVRCERGGETNEVPGLPRIAGPLVRLVAGESRKEGRVEVFLNGQWGSVCDDGWNDVNAAVVCRQLGFVGVSKARSMAYFGAGKGPIHLDNVRCMGAEVSLGECPAEGEDAHDCKHSEDAGVICDYVPEPVGDGAIITQTCGMRPNTQRRRRRIIGGDKSIRGDWPWQVSLWLKSQSKGNHPLCGATLINSCWVLTAAHCFKRFGRDPSRYMLRLGDYHTEERDDFERSLSPERIIIHRKYHSQGWEYDIALLRLKGTEGNCVAFNPHTNSACLPAPGSKWGKRPAACVITGWGITDSEYSRTLLQAWVPLLPSWKCKKRYGERYTSRMLCAGSLSDRRRVDSCQGDSGGPLVCQGEGGRWVLTGVISWGHGCGDPSFPGVYTRVSRFLRWIDQVTNNPPRI; this is encoded by the exons ATGATGGACAAGGACGCTTTGAAAGGAATCTTCACTCTGTCATTTGCATGGTGTTTTCTGGTTTCAGTTTCTGGAGAG gtcATCTCTCAAGATGGCTACCTAAATACTATGCAGAGTGCAG CTCCTCTGTCCTGTTCAGAAGGCTTCACTGAGCTGGGCTACTACAACGGCTCTGTGTCACAGACTGACTCTGGCTCGCCCTGCCTGAAGTGGACAGAGTTCCCAGACTACGTCCTGCAGTACCCAGGCCGGGGGCTGGGCGACCACAGCTACTGCCGTAACCCTGACCGCGAGTCCAACCCCTGGTGCTTCTTCCGCCAGAGCTCTGGAGCCATCGGCTGGGCCTACTGCGACTGCCACCAGG gagCTGCCAGGTTGGTAGGTGGGTCCTCCCCTCAGAGCGGGCGTCTGGAGGTATATCTAAATGGCCAGTGGGGGGCGGTATGTGACACACACTGGACCGACCGCGATGCCAGTGTGATCTGCAAACAGCTTGGACTGAG TGAGATCGGCACGGCCCTCCAGCACTCCTACTTCGGGCCCGGCTCTGGACTCTTCCACTATGAACGCCTTGGATGCCGTGGCAACGAAAACACTCTGCTGGATTGCAGGAGTCGGAAGTTTGTCACCAGCGACTGTAACCATGGCAACGAAGCGGGGGTGGTGTGTGCTGCACCTGAAG GCAATGGCGCCCCCTTGAGGTTGGTAGGTGGCCTGGAGGACTTCGAGGGTCGTGTGGAGGTGTACCATGATGGGAGGTGGGGCACGATCTGTGATGACCAGTGGGATGACATCGATGCTGAGGTGGTCTGTCGGCAGCTGGGACTGGG GGGTGTACCCAAGGCGTGGACGTGGGCTCACTTTGGCCAGGGCTCTGGGCCCATCCTCCTGGACGGGGTGCAGTGTACAGGCAATGAGCTCTCCCTGGAGGAGTGTCCCCACAACAACTGGCAACAACACAACTGTGACCACATGGAGGATGCTGGCGTGtcctgtaacccatatacag ATGGTGTAGTACGGCTAGTGGGGTCTGACAGTCCCTGGGAAGGTCGTCTGGAGGTGTACCACTCTGGGGACTGGGGTACGGTGTGTGACGACAACTGGACTGAGCACCACGCACAAGTGGTGTGTAGACAGCTGGGCTTCAG AGGGCGTGCAGAGGTGACATCAGACGGGCTGTACGGAGAGGGCACAGGGCTGATCCTGCTGGATGAGGTGCAGTGTGAAGGCTCAGAGGGCACCCTGCTTGCCTGCGGGCACGCCGAGTGGGGTCGCCATGACTGCTCCCACAGCGAGGACGTAGGGGTGcgctgtgagagggggggagagaccaATGAGGTGCCAGGGTTGCCACGCATCGCAG GCCCTCTGGTGCGACTGGTTGCTGGAGAGAGCCGGAAGGAGGGGCGTGTGGAGGTGTTTCTGAACGGCCAATGGGGGAGCGTGTGTGATGACGGCTGGAATGACGTCAATGCTGCAGTGGTCTGCAGGCAGCTGGGATTTGT TGGGGTGTCAAAGGCTCGCTCCATGGCATATTTTGGAGCAGGCAAGGGCCCCATCCACCTGGACAATGTGAGGTGCATGGGGGCTGAGGTGTCCCTGGGGGAGTGCCCGGCCGAGGGAGAGGACGCCCATGACTGCAAGCACAGCGAAGACGCAGGGGTCATCTGTGACTACGTCCCCGAGCCGGTGGGAGACGGCGCCATAATAACGCAGACCTGCGGCATGAGGCCAAACACACAGCGCCGCAGGAGGAGGATAATTGGAGGGGACAAGTCAATCAG GGGGGACTGGCCATGGCAGGTGTCTCTGTGGCTCAAGTCCCAGTCCAAAGGGAACCATCCACTGTGTGGAGCCACGCTCATCAACTCCTGCTGGGTCCTGACTGCTGCACACTGCTTCAAGAG gtTTGGAAGGGACCCATCGCGCTACATGCTGCGACTGGGTGACTACCACACGGAGGAGAGGGATGACTTTGAGCGCAGCCTGTCCCCGGAGCGCATCATCATTCACAGGAAGTACCACAGCCAGGGCTGGGAGTATGACATTGCCCTGCTTAGGCTGAAGGGCACTGAAGGCAACTGTGTGGCCTTTAACCCTCATACCAACTCAGCCTGCCTCCCTGCGCCTGGCAGCAAGTGGGGCAAGAGGCCAGCCGCCTGTGTCATCACAGGGTGGGGCATCACAG actCAGAATACTCCCGTACTCTGCTTCAGGCCTGGGTTCCCCTGCTGCCCTCCTGGAAGTGTAAGAAGCGATACGGCGAGCGCTACACCAGCCGCATGCTGTGTGCGGGCAGCCTGTCGGACCGTCGGCGCGTGGACAGTTGCCAGGGTGACAGCGGTGGTCCCCTGGTGTGTCAGGGAGAGGGGGGCCGCTGGGTGCTGACGGGGGTCATCTCCTGGGGTCATGGCTGTGGTGACCCCTCCTTCCCTGGGGTGTACACGCGGGTCAGCAGGTTCCTGCGCTGGATTGACCAGGTCACCAACAACCCTCCAAGGATCTGA